The Luteitalea sp. genome has a window encoding:
- a CDS encoding ATP-binding cassette domain-containing protein has product MLQAAGVSFGYREIPVVTDVSLTVESGRVLGLLGPNGAGKSTLLKLLAGILKPTFGAVTLDGLPLAAYSRRRLARRLAVVPQETHPAFSFSVLELALMGRYPHLDAFELEGPEDVAMARAALEATGTAHLEARAFATLSGGEKQRVVIASALAQFGNQETGNRSRVGELLLLDEPTSSLDLRYQLEIAALLVRLNRERGTTLVLTTHDLGFAASVCQELLLLRDGRLLASGPTAAVLTPANVRALYGVEVDVRYHADAGHLMVVPLALSGP; this is encoded by the coding sequence ATGCTGCAAGCTGCAGGCGTCTCATTCGGCTATCGCGAGATTCCCGTGGTCACAGACGTCTCGCTCACGGTCGAGTCTGGTCGCGTGCTCGGACTGCTTGGTCCAAACGGCGCGGGAAAGAGCACGCTCCTCAAGCTGCTCGCGGGCATTCTGAAACCCACCTTTGGCGCGGTCACGCTAGACGGGCTGCCGCTTGCCGCTTACTCGCGACGGCGACTGGCACGCCGGCTCGCGGTGGTGCCGCAAGAAACGCATCCGGCGTTCAGCTTCAGCGTGCTCGAGCTGGCGCTGATGGGTCGCTACCCTCATCTGGATGCATTCGAGCTCGAAGGGCCGGAGGATGTGGCAATGGCGCGCGCGGCGCTCGAGGCGACCGGCACGGCGCACCTGGAGGCGCGCGCATTCGCCACATTGAGTGGTGGTGAGAAGCAGCGCGTTGTGATCGCCAGCGCGCTCGCGCAGTTCGGGAATCAGGAGACGGGAAACAGAAGTCGTGTGGGCGAGCTATTGCTGCTCGATGAGCCGACGTCTTCACTCGATCTGCGCTATCAACTCGAAATTGCCGCCCTTCTGGTGCGTCTGAATCGGGAGCGCGGGACCACCCTCGTCCTGACGACCCACGACCTCGGCTTTGCGGCAAGCGTGTGTCAGGAGCTCTTGTTGCTGCGCGACGGGCGCCTGCTCGCCAGCGGGCCGACGGCCGCGGTTCTCACGCCAGCCAACGTGCGGGCGCTCTATGGCGTCGAAGTGGACGTTCGGTATCACGCAGACGCTGGCCACCTGATGGTAGTGCCGCTTGCCCTGAGCGGACCGTGA
- a CDS encoding iron chelate uptake ABC transporter family permease subunit, with protein MSGALVAARRAPARQRADGRGSHASQRAGALWRRSGRSVSRRRWPPDGSAACPERTVTTVAFSLRRRALLVYGGFGALALAAQLFAPLIGSTSISLTRALDGSVPFASNVDAQIFFIARLPRTLAAGLVGASLAGSGVMLQALLRNPLAEPFTLGVSAGSALGAMSAMLLAPPILVLGVSAVPLASFAGAVGAVAIVYALASARHRGFSTDVLLLTGVTLNAFFSAIILFLQYRADPAETVQTLRWLMGDLDVSGYGPIVVALPLIAAAFVIFLWMPRALNLLTMGSESAAARGVDVLRVQRLAFFSASIATGAAVSLAGPIGFVGIVVPHVVRLFVGSDHRLVLPGAALFGAAFLVGCDLVARTIMAPLELPVGIITAVIGGPFFLWLLFRRAR; from the coding sequence GTGTCAGGAGCTCTTGTTGCTGCGCGACGGGCGCCTGCTCGCCAGCGGGCCGACGGCCGCGGTTCTCACGCCAGCCAACGTGCGGGCGCTCTATGGCGTCGAAGTGGACGTTCGGTATCACGCAGACGCTGGCCACCTGATGGTAGTGCCGCTTGCCCTGAGCGGACCGTGACGACCGTCGCCTTCTCTCTTCGTCGACGCGCGCTCCTGGTGTACGGGGGGTTCGGTGCGCTGGCCCTCGCCGCGCAGCTCTTCGCTCCACTGATTGGATCGACGTCGATCAGCCTCACGCGCGCCCTGGACGGCTCGGTCCCCTTCGCGAGCAACGTGGATGCTCAGATCTTCTTCATCGCACGCCTGCCGCGGACACTCGCGGCCGGCCTGGTCGGCGCGTCGCTGGCGGGCTCGGGGGTGATGCTGCAGGCGCTGCTCCGAAACCCGCTGGCCGAGCCGTTCACGCTGGGCGTATCCGCCGGCTCCGCGCTGGGCGCCATGTCGGCGATGCTCCTCGCCCCGCCCATCCTGGTGCTCGGAGTGTCCGCGGTGCCGCTGGCAAGCTTTGCTGGAGCGGTGGGCGCGGTGGCCATCGTGTATGCGCTGGCCAGCGCCCGGCACCGCGGCTTCTCGACCGACGTCCTGCTGCTGACCGGCGTCACGCTGAACGCCTTCTTTTCGGCGATCATCCTCTTTCTGCAGTACCGTGCGGACCCGGCCGAGACCGTGCAGACGCTCCGTTGGCTCATGGGAGACCTCGACGTCAGCGGCTATGGGCCGATCGTCGTGGCATTACCGCTCATCGCCGCGGCCTTCGTGATCTTCTTGTGGATGCCGCGAGCGCTGAATCTGCTCACGATGGGATCCGAAAGCGCCGCTGCGCGCGGCGTCGACGTCCTCCGCGTACAACGACTGGCATTCTTCAGCGCGTCGATTGCCACCGGCGCCGCGGTGTCGCTGGCAGGTCCTATAGGATTCGTTGGCATTGTCGTCCCGCACGTCGTTCGGCTATTCGTGGGGTCTGACCATCGGCTGGTGTTGCCAGGCGCTGCGCTCTTCGGTGCGGCGTTTCTCGTCGGCTGCGACCTGGTTGCGCGGACGATCATGGCACCGCTGGAGCTGCCGGTCGGCATCATCACGGCGGTCATCGGTGGCCCCTTCTTTTTATGGCTCCTGTTCAGACGGGCACGATGA